A single window of Desulfuromonas sp. TF DNA harbors:
- a CDS encoding response regulator, giving the protein MKEKRILVVDNESQRRDNLKRLLQEQGMETLEAASCEEALEILGVDERIGLVLTETELPSMSGLFLLRRVKELRPEIEVILITHSASSYNLLQALRSGAFDFIVRPIDSGEILFSALLRAFDHMARRRREAGMIEILKKKNHSLQRSLKLQKALNASARQVAATNDIEELFRLLLTSAMRELEAQRGFLALFDRVSGQLGLKVCEGIPSEICRKYAGALPAGFTRALAQRGKPVAIPDFLPAKLTEISAPDELESLLAFPGVLAAPLRLKERVVGVVVLSGCQTGLPYGEHELNFLVQLSHHVALALEKAGIIHQLKRGKGITAAAP; this is encoded by the coding sequence ATGAAGGAAAAACGAATTCTGGTCGTCGACAATGAATCGCAACGGCGGGACAATCTCAAACGGCTCCTTCAGGAGCAGGGGATGGAGACGCTTGAAGCCGCCTCCTGTGAAGAGGCGCTGGAGATTCTGGGAGTAGACGAAAGGATCGGTTTGGTCCTGACCGAAACGGAACTTCCGAGCATGAGCGGTCTCTTTCTGCTCAGGAGGGTGAAAGAGCTCCGTCCCGAAATCGAAGTCATTCTGATCACCCATAGTGCATCCTCCTACAATCTGCTGCAGGCGTTGCGCAGTGGAGCCTTCGATTTTATCGTCCGCCCCATCGACAGTGGCGAGATCCTCTTCAGCGCCCTGCTGAGGGCCTTCGATCACATGGCCCGGCGTCGGCGGGAAGCCGGTATGATCGAGATTCTGAAGAAAAAGAATCATTCGCTGCAGAGATCACTGAAACTGCAGAAGGCACTCAACGCCTCGGCCAGGCAGGTGGCGGCAACGAACGATATCGAGGAGCTGTTTCGCCTGCTGCTCACCTCCGCCATGCGTGAACTTGAAGCGCAACGCGGCTTTCTTGCCCTCTTTGATCGAGTCTCCGGACAGCTCGGTCTCAAGGTGTGCGAGGGGATTCCATCGGAGATATGCCGGAAGTATGCGGGAGCCCTGCCGGCCGGTTTCACCCGGGCGCTTGCTCAGCGGGGGAAGCCTGTAGCCATTCCGGACTTCCTGCCCGCCAAGCTGACGGAAATCTCGGCCCCGGATGAGCTTGAAAGCCTGCTGGCCTTTCCGGGCGTTTTGGCGGCGCCTCTGCGCCTGAAGGAACGGGTCGTCGGAGTCGTCGTCCTCTCCGGATGTCAGACCGGCCTACCCTACGGAGAGCATGAACTCAATTTCCTGGTCCAGCTTTCCCATCACGTGGCTCTGGCTCTGGAGAAGGCCGGTATCATTCATCAGCTCAAACGGGGGAAGGGGATTACGGCCGCGGCGCCGTGA
- a CDS encoding sensor domain-containing diguanylate cyclase, with product MIPAELGGPIDVIDTAAKRYAILDHAPIGQFILHRNHVVLFWNRCLEAWTGVPREKIVGSRILDHFPHLGAPKYASRIAEIFNGGPPTVFSSQLHRYIIPAPLPGGKFRFQYTVVTAVPGADGESFDAMFAIQDVTSLTEAIGNHRLALNQAMAEAEERRKAEAKLVTHARELERLNGILEERSIRDGLTGLFNHRYFYEILHRDYNLAERNDADMAVVLLDLDHFKNINDTYGHPCGDTILKETASLIRGIVRRTDLVARYGGEEFAIILPDTGLDGAKVTAEHVRHGIEKHVFHKKQKTIQITASIGLAARRAHRTSSPEELVGSADQALYRAKSSGRNRIIVFSPKTPFDPGLALAGQG from the coding sequence ATGATCCCAGCTGAACTCGGTGGGCCCATTGACGTCATCGATACCGCGGCCAAGCGTTACGCCATTCTCGATCATGCCCCGATCGGTCAGTTCATCCTGCATCGGAATCATGTGGTTCTTTTCTGGAACCGCTGCCTGGAGGCCTGGACGGGGGTGCCCCGCGAAAAGATCGTCGGCTCCCGCATCCTCGATCATTTCCCCCACCTGGGGGCTCCAAAATACGCCAGCCGCATCGCTGAAATCTTCAACGGAGGGCCGCCGACGGTCTTTTCCTCCCAACTGCACAGATACATCATCCCCGCCCCCCTTCCCGGCGGGAAGTTCCGTTTTCAATATACGGTGGTCACCGCGGTTCCCGGAGCAGACGGAGAATCGTTCGATGCGATGTTCGCCATCCAGGATGTCACCAGCCTGACCGAGGCCATCGGGAACCATCGCCTGGCCCTCAACCAGGCCATGGCGGAAGCCGAAGAGCGACGCAAGGCCGAAGCGAAACTGGTCACCCATGCCAGGGAGCTGGAGCGTCTGAACGGGATTCTGGAAGAGCGCTCCATCCGGGACGGGCTGACCGGGCTTTTCAACCACCGCTACTTCTATGAGATCCTCCATCGCGATTATAATCTTGCCGAACGCAACGATGCGGACATGGCCGTCGTCCTCCTCGACCTCGATCATTTCAAGAACATCAACGACACTTACGGCCACCCTTGCGGCGACACCATCCTGAAGGAGACCGCCTCCCTGATCCGCGGAATCGTAAGAAGGACCGATCTGGTGGCCCGTTACGGCGGAGAGGAGTTCGCCATCATTCTTCCGGATACCGGCCTCGATGGAGCGAAGGTGACGGCCGAACACGTCCGACACGGCATCGAAAAGCATGTTTTTCACAAAAAGCAAAAGACGATCCAAATCACCGCCAGCATCGGCCTGGCCGCCCGCCGTGCACACCGCACCTCCTCACCGGAAGAGCTGGTAGGCAGTGCAGACCAGGCTCTCTATCGGGCCAAGTCCTCCGGCAGGAACCGGATCATCGTTTTCTCCCCCAAGACACCTTTCGACCCTGGGCTCGCGCTGGCCGGGCAGGGCTGA
- a CDS encoding chemotaxis protein CheX — MMNVPSNFQLDALKEIVNIGVGKAASSLNEMLEAHIELEVPAITLFELEDLDEDLHGFTGSDISCVRLDFYGSFTGTAALVFPPQSAAKLVAALTGELPGGPSLNAVMAGTLNEVGNIVINGVIGTIGNILAKPFEFSLPNYIEGSLEELLKMGGQSAGLTVLLIRTSFRVQERQIEGNIFMIFELGSFDSLFRTIRDLYDPS, encoded by the coding sequence ATGATGAACGTCCCCAGCAATTTTCAGCTCGACGCTCTCAAGGAGATCGTCAACATCGGCGTCGGCAAAGCGGCTTCTTCGCTGAACGAGATGCTGGAGGCCCACATCGAGCTGGAGGTTCCAGCTATCACCCTCTTTGAGCTCGAGGATCTCGATGAAGACCTGCACGGCTTCACCGGTAGCGACATCTCCTGCGTCCGGCTCGATTTTTACGGCTCCTTCACCGGCACCGCGGCCCTGGTCTTTCCGCCTCAGAGTGCGGCAAAGCTTGTCGCGGCACTCACCGGGGAGCTTCCCGGCGGACCGTCGCTGAACGCGGTCATGGCCGGAACCCTCAACGAGGTCGGCAATATCGTCATCAACGGCGTGATCGGCACCATCGGCAACATCCTCGCCAAACCCTTCGAATTTTCCCTGCCGAATTACATCGAGGGGAGCCTGGAGGAACTGCTCAAGATGGGCGGCCAGTCCGCCGGGCTGACCGTACTGCTGATCCGGACCAGTTTCAGGGTGCAGGAGAGGCAGATCGAAGGGAATATTTTCATGATTTTCGAACTCGGGTCCTTCGACTCTCTTTTCCGCACCATCAGGGACCTGTATGATCCCAGCTGA
- a CDS encoding response regulator, which translates to MATILVVDDSMFARLNICNMLKSAGHETVEAADGRDGLEKAGTIRPDCIISDLLMPELDGIEFLAALKEKNLRLPVIVLTADIQETKRQQCLELGAVGFAYKPPQKQQILSLVDGILGSREDR; encoded by the coding sequence ATGGCAACAATACTTGTTGTTGACGATTCGATGTTCGCGCGATTGAACATCTGCAATATGCTCAAATCCGCCGGGCATGAAACGGTGGAAGCGGCGGACGGCCGGGATGGTCTGGAGAAGGCGGGCACCATAAGACCGGACTGCATCATCTCCGACCTGCTCATGCCCGAACTCGACGGCATCGAATTTCTCGCCGCTCTGAAAGAGAAGAACCTGCGCCTGCCGGTGATCGTCCTGACCGCCGACATTCAGGAGACCAAGCGTCAGCAGTGCCTGGAGCTGGGAGCCGTCGGATTTGCCTACAAGCCCCCACAGAAACAGCAAATTCTGTCTCTGGTCGACGGAATCCTCGGATCGCGGGAAGATCGATGA
- a CDS encoding DegQ family serine endoprotease — protein MRILHSASSSGLPARWMVAILIVLAASPFSLQPLSVFAQEEAIESLRQTGEAFRAVAKKVTPAVVFVKVEKLVKGRSTGEIPFPFGGQGPFDDDFFRRFFGIPMPQQPDQGEPPQQRRYGQGSGFIISPDGFILTNHHVVGDADKVTVQMQDGSEFTAKVVGNDPRSDVAVIKIDAANLPVLQLGDSDALEVGDWVLAVGSPFGLSHSITAGIVSAKGRSSVGIADYENFIQTDAAINPGNSGGPLVDVDGRVVGMNTAIFSRSGGYMGIGFAIPINMIKTIRDQLIEHGSVIRGYLGVAIQNLTSELAQSFNLEGQKGALVAGVTKDSPAEKSGLKQGDVIIEFAGKPVTEIGDFRNQVAMTPPGTEKKMTVVRDGKRQTLEVTIGTLPGEEEEGRKEPSAVSELGLTVQPLTRELAQQLGFVGEEGVIVSGVSPGSAAGEAGIRPGFLVQEVNRRPVKTPAEFRQAVANTPKGGTVLLLLRDGESSLYVALEME, from the coding sequence ATGAGAATTCTGCACAGCGCATCCTCAAGCGGGCTTCCAGCCCGGTGGATGGTCGCCATTCTGATTGTTCTGGCCGCATCCCCGTTCAGCCTTCAGCCCCTTAGTGTCTTCGCACAGGAGGAAGCCATCGAAAGCCTGCGCCAGACGGGTGAAGCGTTCCGGGCGGTGGCCAAGAAGGTGACGCCCGCCGTGGTCTTCGTCAAGGTGGAGAAACTGGTCAAGGGCCGTTCAACCGGCGAGATTCCCTTCCCCTTTGGGGGGCAGGGCCCTTTCGACGATGATTTTTTCCGTCGTTTCTTCGGCATTCCCATGCCGCAGCAACCCGACCAAGGTGAACCGCCTCAGCAACGCAGGTACGGGCAGGGCTCCGGTTTCATCATCTCGCCGGACGGTTTTATCCTGACCAACCACCATGTGGTCGGCGATGCCGACAAGGTCACCGTGCAGATGCAGGACGGCAGCGAATTCACCGCCAAGGTCGTGGGCAACGACCCGCGATCGGATGTGGCGGTGATCAAGATCGATGCCGCCAACCTGCCGGTCCTGCAGCTGGGTGATTCCGATGCCCTGGAAGTCGGAGACTGGGTTCTGGCGGTGGGCAGCCCCTTCGGGCTTTCACATTCCATCACCGCCGGCATCGTCAGCGCCAAGGGGCGCAGCAGTGTGGGCATAGCCGATTATGAGAACTTCATCCAGACCGATGCGGCGATCAATCCGGGGAACTCGGGTGGGCCGCTCGTCGACGTGGACGGCCGGGTTGTGGGTATGAACACCGCCATTTTCAGCCGCAGCGGCGGCTACATGGGAATCGGCTTCGCCATTCCCATCAACATGATTAAAACGATCCGCGATCAGCTCATTGAACATGGCTCGGTGATTCGCGGCTATCTCGGGGTGGCTATCCAGAACCTGACATCCGAGCTTGCGCAAAGCTTCAATCTCGAAGGGCAGAAGGGGGCACTGGTGGCTGGAGTCACCAAGGATTCTCCGGCTGAAAAGTCCGGCCTCAAACAGGGCGACGTCATCATCGAATTCGCCGGCAAGCCGGTGACCGAGATCGGCGATTTCCGCAATCAGGTGGCGATGACGCCTCCTGGGACGGAAAAGAAGATGACGGTCGTGCGGGACGGAAAGCGACAAACCCTTGAGGTCACCATCGGCACGCTGCCCGGGGAAGAGGAAGAGGGTAGGAAGGAACCGAGCGCGGTCAGCGAACTGGGCCTCACGGTGCAGCCCCTGACCCGTGAACTGGCCCAGCAGCTCGGGTTCGTCGGGGAAGAGGGGGTGATCGTATCCGGGGTGTCTCCGGGTTCCGCCGCTGGGGAGGCGGGAATCCGTCCAGGATTCCTTGTTCAGGAGGTTAACCGGAGACCGGTGAAAACTCCGGCCGAATTCCGGCAGGCGGTGGCCAATACTCCCAAAGGCGGAACGGTCCTTCTTCTGCTGAGGGACGGAGAATCAAGCCTGTACGTGGCTCTCGAGATGGAATAA
- a CDS encoding response regulator transcription factor, which yields MHQEEKRIYIVGQNRLQNEMMASFIGNSTEVDCRVEDDICKVPPGKRNGRELILFDCRDQGADALLSGLRSEKKFTVNHLVALFNVREAMEIEKETLALGVRGFFYDHDGSATLLKGVDVIFDNQLWLSRKKFTEVLERGFDGPTERKKTSGGLTARETEILKALALGISNEMIAKELCISPHTVKTHIYHIFRKISVKNRIQAARWAMNHLL from the coding sequence ATGCACCAGGAGGAAAAACGAATCTACATAGTCGGCCAGAACCGACTTCAGAATGAAATGATGGCATCCTTCATCGGCAACAGTACGGAAGTGGATTGCCGGGTTGAGGACGACATCTGCAAAGTACCGCCGGGGAAGAGGAACGGACGGGAATTGATACTATTTGACTGCCGTGATCAGGGAGCGGATGCTCTGCTCTCCGGACTCCGTTCGGAAAAGAAATTCACCGTGAACCATTTGGTGGCCCTGTTCAATGTCAGGGAGGCTATGGAGATCGAGAAAGAAACCCTTGCCTTGGGTGTCCGGGGATTTTTCTATGATCATGACGGATCCGCCACCCTTTTGAAAGGTGTCGATGTAATCTTCGACAACCAGCTCTGGCTCTCCCGAAAAAAATTTACCGAGGTCCTTGAACGTGGTTTCGACGGACCCACGGAAAGGAAGAAAACTTCGGGAGGACTGACGGCAAGAGAGACTGAAATCCTGAAGGCACTGGCTCTCGGCATTTCTAACGAGATGATCGCGAAGGAGCTCTGCATCAGTCCACATACGGTTAAGACCCATATCTATCATATCTTCAGGAAGATCAGCGTCAAAAACCGCATCCAGGCTGCCCGCTGGGCGATGAATCATCTCCTCTAA
- a CDS encoding MotA/TolQ/ExbB proton channel family protein, producing the protein MENNIFNELSEAIINSLTHFINNFSGLLQIIVYFTIGIIFFYALVKCGQALRSLARFNFARLDEKGVSTFDSLDDRAPLAVVAASFFCRTKKHYLLERKNDLHSSKTIPPDGFIRDAAFQYSERYFEEKFLEPISLTANLMPSLGFIGTIIGMVVHFLSNSGSLNSNLTVVGIATALYTTFIGLVCYTILEFMLKVLSSLGRRRIDEGLAAVAGLRPVSERKAA; encoded by the coding sequence ATGGAGAACAACATTTTCAACGAACTGTCCGAGGCGATCATCAATTCACTCACCCATTTCATCAATAACTTCTCAGGATTGCTCCAGATTATCGTCTATTTCACCATCGGCATCATTTTTTTCTACGCTCTGGTTAAATGCGGACAGGCCCTTCGATCGCTGGCCCGGTTCAACTTCGCACGTCTTGATGAAAAAGGCGTTTCCACCTTCGATTCGCTCGATGATCGGGCTCCTCTGGCGGTGGTGGCCGCCTCTTTCTTCTGCAGGACCAAAAAGCATTACCTCCTGGAGAGGAAAAACGATCTGCACTCCTCAAAGACAATCCCTCCGGACGGATTCATCCGGGATGCGGCTTTTCAGTACAGCGAACGCTACTTTGAGGAAAAATTTCTCGAACCGATCTCCCTGACAGCAAACCTGATGCCTTCTCTCGGCTTTATCGGCACCATCATCGGAATGGTGGTGCATTTCCTCTCCAACTCCGGTTCCCTCAACAGTAATCTCACTGTCGTCGGCATAGCCACTGCCCTCTATACCACCTTTATCGGCCTGGTCTGCTATACGATCCTTGAATTCATGCTCAAGGTGCTGTCTTCTCTCGGCCGACGGCGTATCGACGAGGGGCTTGCGGCGGTGGCCGGCCTGCGGCCGGTTTCGGAAAGAAAGGCGGCCTGA
- a CDS encoding bacteriohemerythrin has product MALEWTEKLAVGHAVIDEQHRELFRRFDNLIEACRRASGKERIEELIGFLDSYVVIHFREEERLMELCAYPGLEEQKSQHLYFIGRLDALKADLKEKGVSAHLVISTNQILLKWIIRHIKDIDVKFGVFLKAHPQAAS; this is encoded by the coding sequence ATGGCCCTCGAATGGACTGAAAAATTGGCGGTCGGCCACGCTGTAATCGACGAGCAGCACCGCGAACTCTTCCGCCGCTTCGACAACTTGATCGAAGCCTGCAGACGGGCCAGCGGGAAGGAGCGGATCGAGGAACTGATCGGTTTTCTCGACAGCTACGTCGTGATCCACTTCCGGGAGGAAGAGCGTCTGATGGAACTCTGCGCCTACCCCGGCCTCGAGGAGCAAAAGTCACAGCACCTTTACTTCATCGGGCGGCTCGACGCTCTCAAGGCCGACCTCAAGGAGAAGGGTGTGTCGGCCCACCTCGTGATCTCCACCAATCAGATCCTGCTCAAGTGGATCATTCGTCATATCAAGGACATCGACGTAAAGTTCGGCGTCTTTCTCAAAGCACACCCGCAGGCTGCGAGCTGA
- a CDS encoding rhomboid family intramembrane serine protease, which produces MDGITHQNEPPEEGWLAISPNPDEEPTGVFPRWRTGRWALVLEARRIPCRAEPSGDGWRLLVPAACREAALKELRLFEEENRHWPPPLPPQHPPTQNSLATLSVLLLLATFHNLTLLDLRLPGLDPIDWVALGNSHAGKILAGEWWRLFTALTLHSGWLHLLGNLAIGGVFIVRLCRDLGSGLAWSLILASGALGNLLNAFVHSSDHRSVGASTAVFGAVGLLAALGQVRYRRNLLKRWPLPLAAALGILALLGTAGENTDIGAHLFGFAAGFGLGWSAGHLLKKYGRPGRRLNTLLAWGSAAAVIAAWAAAMQKGWG; this is translated from the coding sequence ATGGACGGAATCACGCACCAGAATGAGCCGCCGGAAGAAGGGTGGCTGGCCATTTCCCCGAACCCGGATGAAGAGCCGACCGGTGTCTTCCCCCGCTGGAGGACCGGCCGCTGGGCCCTGGTCCTGGAGGCCCGGCGAATTCCCTGCCGAGCCGAACCTTCCGGAGACGGCTGGCGGCTGCTGGTGCCGGCTGCATGCCGGGAAGCGGCGCTGAAGGAACTTCGCCTTTTTGAAGAGGAAAACCGGCACTGGCCCCCTCCCCTGCCCCCGCAGCACCCGCCCACACAGAACTCTCTGGCGACCCTTTCGGTCCTCCTGCTCCTGGCCACCTTTCACAATCTGACCCTTCTCGATCTTCGCCTCCCCGGGCTCGATCCCATCGACTGGGTCGCCCTCGGCAACTCCCATGCCGGTAAAATCCTGGCCGGCGAGTGGTGGCGCCTGTTCACCGCCCTTACCCTCCACTCCGGCTGGCTGCATCTTCTGGGCAATCTGGCGATCGGCGGCGTATTCATCGTCCGCCTCTGCCGGGATCTCGGGTCGGGGCTGGCCTGGAGCCTCATTCTGGCATCCGGCGCTCTCGGCAACCTGCTCAACGCCTTCGTCCACTCCTCCGACCATCGCTCCGTCGGCGCGTCCACGGCCGTTTTCGGAGCCGTCGGCCTCCTCGCAGCCCTCGGCCAGGTCCGCTACAGGCGCAATCTGCTCAAGCGCTGGCCCCTTCCCCTGGCAGCGGCTCTGGGTATTCTCGCCCTGCTGGGCACCGCCGGAGAGAATACCGACATAGGCGCCCACCTCTTCGGCTTCGCGGCAGGTTTCGGACTCGGCTGGAGTGCCGGGCATCTGCTGAAAAAATACGGCCGCCCCGGACGGCGCCTCAACACCCTGCTGGCGTGGGGGAGTGCGGCGGCGGTAATTGCGGCTTGGGCGGCGGCAATGCAAAAGGGGTGGGGATAA
- a CDS encoding bacteriohemerythrin, whose protein sequence is MSLQWSEDLSVGYPLIDDQHRSLFDQFERFIVACEERRGPDHLRELFAFLDLYVNRHFRDEEGLMDRSGYPEAERHKQAHRYFVAQLAGLKQELAATGPTIQVIIRTNKALIYWLTEHIREVDTRLAAHLKQND, encoded by the coding sequence ATGTCACTGCAGTGGTCCGAAGACCTTTCCGTCGGGTATCCGCTGATCGACGATCAGCACAGGAGCCTTTTCGATCAGTTCGAACGCTTTATCGTCGCCTGCGAGGAACGCCGCGGCCCTGATCACCTGCGGGAGCTTTTCGCCTTCCTCGATCTTTACGTCAACCGCCACTTCCGGGACGAGGAGGGATTGATGGATCGCTCCGGCTATCCTGAGGCGGAGCGCCACAAACAGGCACACCGCTACTTTGTCGCGCAGCTGGCCGGTCTGAAGCAGGAGCTGGCGGCGACAGGACCGACCATCCAGGTGATTATCCGGACCAACAAGGCGCTGATCTACTGGCTGACCGAGCATATACGGGAGGTGGACACCAGACTGGCCGCGCACCTGAAGCAGAATGATTAA
- a CDS encoding PaaI family thioesterase, whose translation MGKEKEAKVCVEACPPVDLSGEEGWTPFDAPSLVGASLRFVSGEPDGNRYRVRYYRDENQELRARIWFGPETEGPPGHSHGGAMAAVLDEVLGLAAWAAGYPVVVGNLNVSFRNLLPLQEVVTVESRIISTEGRKLMVHGRICLGETVFAEAKCLCITIPGK comes from the coding sequence GTGGGAAAAGAGAAAGAGGCAAAGGTGTGTGTCGAAGCGTGCCCGCCGGTCGACCTGAGCGGTGAGGAGGGGTGGACTCCCTTCGATGCGCCTTCGCTGGTCGGCGCTTCGCTGCGTTTCGTCTCCGGCGAGCCGGACGGCAATCGTTACCGGGTGCGCTATTACCGCGATGAGAATCAGGAGCTTCGGGCGCGGATCTGGTTCGGCCCTGAAACCGAGGGCCCCCCGGGGCATTCCCACGGAGGCGCCATGGCCGCGGTTCTCGACGAGGTGCTCGGCCTGGCCGCCTGGGCGGCAGGCTATCCGGTCGTGGTGGGAAACCTCAACGTCAGCTTCCGCAATCTGCTGCCGCTGCAGGAGGTGGTGACGGTGGAGAGCAGGATCATCTCGACCGAGGGGCGAAAGTTGATGGTGCACGGCCGGATCTGCCTCGGGGAGACCGTCTTCGCCGAGGCGAAATGTCTCTGCATCACCATCCCGGGGAAGTGA
- a CDS encoding carbohydrate deacetylase, producing MIRLIINADDLGCSPAIDRGILCAFEAGGITSASLLANGRSFGDAAREIRAQGIPVGVHLNLSEGRPLSGPIRGLTDRAGDFPGKTATRRALAGGDVDRAGLQRELSTQVLRTLEAGLTPDHLDTHQHAILFPPVSAAVLEVAQAYGIGALRLPEPADPPVADPPGLLGEELAFYRRSAPAVAKALRNAGLDAPDGLWGMPFLNRLDEAALCGILGALPPGTWELMVHPGYCDPARPFAGPERELELEALTASAVRGLLGEREIRLITFGDLACAS from the coding sequence ATGATCCGCCTGATAATCAACGCCGATGATCTTGGCTGCTCCCCCGCCATCGACCGGGGCATTTTATGCGCCTTCGAAGCAGGGGGGATAACCAGTGCCTCGCTCCTCGCCAACGGCCGATCCTTCGGTGACGCGGCTCGCGAAATACGGGCGCAGGGGATTCCGGTCGGAGTGCATCTGAACCTGAGCGAGGGGCGGCCGCTGAGCGGCCCCATCCGGGGCCTGACAGACCGTGCAGGCGATTTTCCGGGGAAGACGGCGACGCGCAGGGCTCTGGCGGGGGGAGACGTCGACCGGGCCGGGCTGCAGCGGGAGCTGTCGACCCAGGTGCTGCGGACGCTGGAGGCCGGACTGACTCCCGACCACCTCGATACGCACCAGCACGCCATCCTCTTCCCGCCGGTCTCGGCTGCTGTCCTGGAGGTGGCCCAAGCTTATGGCATCGGCGCCCTGCGCCTGCCGGAACCTGCCGATCCCCCGGTCGCCGATCCGCCCGGTCTCCTGGGGGAAGAGCTAGCATTTTATCGCCGCAGCGCCCCAGCCGTAGCGAAGGCGCTGCGAAATGCGGGACTTGACGCTCCCGACGGGCTATGGGGAATGCCCTTTCTGAACCGGCTGGATGAAGCGGCCCTGTGCGGAATCCTCGGCGCACTTCCGCCTGGCACCTGGGAGCTGATGGTGCATCCCGGCTATTGTGATCCGGCGCGTCCTTTTGCCGGTCCGGAACGGGAACTGGAACTGGAGGCCCTCACCGCCTCGGCCGTTCGCGGTTTGCTAGGTGAACGCGAGATCCGGCTGATCACCTTCGGAGACCTTGCATGCGCCTCCTGA
- a CDS encoding glycosyltransferase gives MRLLIVTPLQPQATGNRVTALRYREEMEARGHEARLVMTDERTPVLLQRALDDFRPDLVHLLHAYRSGRPWLDCTPPSPFSVVVTLTGTDIHMGIDSPTQGPVIRQVLERADAVITQNSVTFAELKGSTDAWVERLTYLPPGIVLGNTPYPLKQLHGIPSGHVLFLHPAGIRQVKGNLELLRLFDAVAAKRSGFTVAFCGPVLEENYGRQFLAEVERRPWARYLGTVPTPAMPAALREAGVVLNNSSCEGLSNVLVEATVLGRPLLVRNIPGNAAVVEEGVNGLLFGDADDFIRKALALIDSADLRQTFSRPAPERFDPTGEARVLADIYREVLSSSRGAHIGVLKT, from the coding sequence ATGCGCCTCCTGATCGTCACCCCCCTTCAGCCCCAGGCCACCGGCAACCGGGTCACCGCCCTGCGCTACCGGGAGGAGATGGAGGCTCGCGGGCACGAAGCCCGCCTGGTCATGACCGACGAGCGAACCCCCGTTCTGCTGCAGCGGGCGCTCGATGATTTCCGCCCAGATCTGGTCCACCTGCTGCACGCCTACCGATCCGGCCGACCCTGGCTGGACTGCACGCCCCCATCTCCGTTTTCCGTAGTGGTGACCCTGACCGGCACCGACATCCATATGGGTATAGACTCCCCCACCCAGGGGCCGGTCATCCGTCAGGTGCTCGAGCGGGCGGATGCCGTCATCACCCAGAACAGCGTGACGTTCGCCGAGCTCAAGGGAAGCACGGACGCCTGGGTTGAACGTCTCACCTATCTTCCTCCAGGCATCGTCCTCGGCAACACCCCGTATCCCCTGAAACAGCTGCATGGCATCCCCTCCGGCCATGTGCTCTTCCTGCATCCTGCCGGTATCCGGCAGGTGAAGGGGAATCTCGAGCTGCTGCGGCTTTTCGACGCCGTGGCGGCGAAGCGCAGCGGCTTCACCGTCGCGTTCTGCGGCCCGGTTCTGGAGGAGAACTACGGCCGGCAGTTCCTCGCCGAGGTCGAAAGACGCCCCTGGGCCCGCTATCTCGGCACCGTCCCCACCCCGGCCATGCCCGCCGCCCTGCGGGAGGCGGGCGTGGTCCTCAACAACTCGAGCTGTGAGGGTCTCTCCAACGTGCTGGTGGAAGCGACGGTCCTCGGCCGTCCCCTCCTCGTACGAAACATCCCCGGCAATGCGGCCGTCGTGGAGGAGGGAGTCAACGGCCTGCTGTTCGGGGATGCCGACGACTTCATCCGGAAGGCCCTCGCTCTGATCGACTCCGCCGACCTGCGGCAGACCTTCTCCCGTCCAGCCCCGGAACGCTTCGACCCGACCGGGGAGGCTCGGGTCCTCGCGGACATCTACCGGGAGGTCCTTTCTTCATCCCGAGGGGCTCATATTGGGGTCTTGAAGACTTGA